The Aphis gossypii isolate Hap1 chromosome 3, ASM2018417v2, whole genome shotgun sequence genome includes a region encoding these proteins:
- the LOC114120927 gene encoding uncharacterized protein LOC114120927 isoform X3 translates to MADLLVDMNYAIMTINSQIVYKPTSQRDDPEPDNDREVYVGNLPQHYTIEKFVNFAKKCGSIYSVRLLKGSGGLNKGFGYIMYRNLAAVDIAIETYNGTFLTESDTNKPLIVQKSLRNTIMMIYGLSQRNNNKYYIRTEINYFVINHPSLLLKFECEDDTKLFISFKSLKAAQIFKKKLKDAFNMYGAKMYYFNDTENWERWEDLKKNISINPQGNRVRFVPIIPNNNNQRINVLPTTSSKSMLFKPFKPNQINNCPSKENVNSTQHKNNDKEYQIVAPVTHMDTPVHPSRFSMNNQNFVGLQLSQKQQEVKKLNTLNSFVDMNELENSLPKFPLRTIWTNDNSSKDFGCSLPTKPHTFKKPFPSNLNCLSNTKQSTNYMLNSKYQKQSQVIPTTTNKVNTSRYLKSLYPLSAYSGQNVNPIVENLNSSFFSLDNEKLSAVSGQNVNALKQYSLGCTNQPFNMDDIWKDNQCQPPRM, encoded by the exons ATGGCCGATTTGCTGGTAGACATGAACTACGCCATAATGACCATCAACTCGCAGATAGTGTACAAGCCGACCAGCCAACGCGATGACCCAGAACCCGACAACGATCGTGAGGTGTACGTGGGAAACTTGCCGCAACACTACACCATCGAGAAGTTCGTCAACTTTGCTAA aaaATGTGGTTCAATTTACAGTGTGCGACTACTAAAAGGCAGTGGAGGTTTGAATAAAGGTTTtggttatataatgtatagaaattTAGCTGCAGTTGACATTGCCATAGAAACATACAATGGAACATTCCTGACAGAAAGTGATACTAATAAGCCACTGATTGTACAAAAGAGCTTACGCAATACAATTATGATGATCTATGGACTATCACAgagaaataacaataaatactacATCAGAACT gaaattaactattttgtaaTCAATCATCCATCACTATTACTGAAATTTGAATGTGAAGATGAtacaaagttatttatatcttttaaatcattgaa agcagcacaaatttttaagaaaaaactaaaagatgCATTCAATATGTATGGagctaaaatgtattattttaatgatacagAAAATTgg GAAAGGTGGGAAGATTTAAAGaagaatatttcaataaacccACAAGGTAATCGAGTGCGATTTGTTCCTATTATTCCTAACAACAATAATCAACGTATTAATGTATTGCCAACAACTTCATCCAAAAGCATGTTGTTTAAACCTTTTAAACCGaatcaaataaacaattgtcccagtaaagaaaatgttaactcgacacaacataaaaataatgataaggaATATCAAATTGTTGCACCAGTTACACATATGGATACTCCTGTTCATCCGTCTAGATTTAGTATGAATAACCAAAACTTTGTTGGTCTACAATTATCCCAGAAGCAGCAAGAAGTAAAAAAGCtgaatacattaaattctTTTGTTGATATGAATGAATTAGAAAATAGCTTACCTAAATTTCCATTACGTACTATTTGGACTAATGACAACAGTTCAAAAGATTTTGGATGTAGTTTACCAACAAAACCCCACACTTTCAAAAAACCATTTCCGTcaaatttaaactgtttatcTAATACTAAACAGAGTACAAACTATATGCTAAATTCTAAGTATCAAAAACAATCTCAAGTAATACCAACCACAACAAACAAGGTAAACACTTCAAGGTACTTAAAATCGTTATATCCCTTATCTGCATATTCAGGCCAAAATGTAAATCCCatagttgaaaatttgaattcatcatttttttcctTGGATAATGAAAAACTATCTGCCGTCTCTGGTCAGAACGTTAATGCATTAAAACAGTACTCTTTAGGTTGTACTAACCAACCTTTTAACATGGATGATATATGGAAAGATAATCAGTGTCAACCACCAAGAATGTGA
- the LOC126550734 gene encoding adenylosuccinate lyase-like isoform X2: MANSVYDTYVSPLSTRYASTEMKYNFSDRKKFTTWRTLWTLLAQAEQELRLDITNKQLEELRNNIDNVDFAAAAEEEKLTRHEIMAHVHTYAACCPTAGPIIHLGATARDIGDNADLIVLRDAFDILLPKLAGCMKTLGEFADKHKKLATLGFTHFQPAQLTTVGKRACLWLQDLVLCEKNLSRVRTELKFRGIKGATGTQASFLQLFNGDYEKVRELDNRVTKLAGFSSSYSVTGQTYPRIVDAEIVASLSILGAAVHKMCTDLRLLAGMNEIGELFEPTQIGSSAMPYKQNPRISERVCSITRYLMNLVNNPLSTASVQWLERTLDDSANRQLCLSEAFLAADSVLLTVQNIFEGLSVFPKVISRNIEKVLPFMATENVIIAMVRAGGDRQECHEKIRVLSLEAASTVRLEVYITALRQIEDSNLPDDEYDAGNSLMDSEDTVATVGNHRKPN; this comes from the exons ATGGCTAACTCTGTATATGATACTTATGTATCTCCTCTTTCGACAAGATATGCGTCAACAgaaatgaaatacaattttagtgaCAGGAAAAAATTTACCACATGGAGAACTCTCTGGACTTTGCTAGCCCAAGCTGAACAG GAATTGAGACTGGACATTACGAACAAACAGTTGGAAGAGCTGCGTAACAACATTGACAATGTGGACTTTGCGGCGGCCGCCGAAGAAGAAAAACTCACCCGACACGAAATCATGGCACACGTGCATACGTATGCCGCGTGTTGTCCGACCGCCGGACCCATTATTCACTTGGGCGCTACTGCACGAGACATCGGAGACAACGCC gaTTTGATAGTTTTGAGAGACGCTTTCGACATACTGCTACCGAAACTGGCGGGTTGCATGAAAACGTTGGGCGAATTTGCAGATAAGCACAAGAAACTAGCCACATTGGGTTTCACACACTTtca ACCTGCTCAACTGACCACGGTTGGCAAACGCGCATGCCTCTGGCTACAGGATTTGGTTTTATGCGAAAAAAACTTAAGCCGTGTCCGTACTGAACTCAAATTTCGCGGAATCAAAGGAGCCACCGGCACCCAAGCGTCATTCTTACAACTTTTCAACg GTGACTATGAAAAAGTCAGAGAATTGGATAACAGGGTAACAAAGCTTGCCGGATTCTCATCTTCATACTCTGTCACAGGTCAGACATATCCTCGAATTGTTGACGCAGAAATTGTTGCATCCTTAAGTATTCTTGGGGCTGCTGTTCAtaag atGTGTACAGACCTAAGACTATTGGCTGGCATGAATGAAATTGGAGAACTTTTTGAACCTACTCAAATAGGCTCAAGTGCAATGCCTTATAAACAAAATCCAAGGATAAGTGAAAGAGTTTGCTCTATTACTCGATATCTAATGAATCTGGTTAACAACCCTTTATCCACTGCCTCTGTACAATGGTTAGAACGAACATTGGATGATAGTGCAAATAG GCAATTGTGTTTATCAGAAGCGTTTTTGGCTGCAGACAGTGTATTATTGACAGTTCAGAATATCTTCGAAGGGTTATCTGTATTTCCTAAAGTTATATCAAGAAATATTGAGAAAGTTTTACCCTTTATGGCAAcagaaaatgtaattattgcaATGGTCAGAGCTGGAGGAGATAGACAA gaGTGTCATGAAAAAATAAGAGTTTTATCACTAGAAGCAGCCAGTACAGTTCGTCTTGAAG TGTACATAACTGCTCTTCGTCAAATTGAGGACAGTAATTTACCAGACGATGAGTATGATGCAGGTAATTCATTAATGGACAGTGAAGATACTGTAGCTACAGTAGGAAACCATCGCAAACCTAATTAA
- the LOC126550734 gene encoding adenylosuccinate lyase-like isoform X3, protein MANSVYDTYVSPLSTRYASTEMKYNFSDRKKFTTWRTLWTLLAQAEQELRLDITNKQLEELRNNIDNVDFAAAAEEEKLTRHEIMAHVHTYAACCPTAGPIIHLGATARDIGDNADLIVLRDAFDILLPKLAGCMKTLGEFADKHKKLATLGFTHFQPAQLTTVGKRACLWLQDLVLCEKNLSRVRTELKFRGIKGATGTQASFLQLFNGDYEKVRELDNRVTKLAGFSSSYSVTGQTYPRIVDAEIVASLSILGAAVHKMCTDLRLLAGMNEIGELFEPTQIGSSAMPYKQNPRISERVCSITRYLMNLVNNPLSTASVQWLERTLDDSANRQLCLSEAFLAADSVLLTVQNIFEGLSVFPKVISRNIEKVLPFMATENVIIAMVRAGGDRQECHEKIRVLSLEAASTVRLEGKDNDLMNRIIQDPYFEPIIKELPDILNPLTFIGCAFNQCT, encoded by the exons ATGGCTAACTCTGTATATGATACTTATGTATCTCCTCTTTCGACAAGATATGCGTCAACAgaaatgaaatacaattttagtgaCAGGAAAAAATTTACCACATGGAGAACTCTCTGGACTTTGCTAGCCCAAGCTGAACAG GAATTGAGACTGGACATTACGAACAAACAGTTGGAAGAGCTGCGTAACAACATTGACAATGTGGACTTTGCGGCGGCCGCCGAAGAAGAAAAACTCACCCGACACGAAATCATGGCACACGTGCATACGTATGCCGCGTGTTGTCCGACCGCCGGACCCATTATTCACTTGGGCGCTACTGCACGAGACATCGGAGACAACGCC gaTTTGATAGTTTTGAGAGACGCTTTCGACATACTGCTACCGAAACTGGCGGGTTGCATGAAAACGTTGGGCGAATTTGCAGATAAGCACAAGAAACTAGCCACATTGGGTTTCACACACTTtca ACCTGCTCAACTGACCACGGTTGGCAAACGCGCATGCCTCTGGCTACAGGATTTGGTTTTATGCGAAAAAAACTTAAGCCGTGTCCGTACTGAACTCAAATTTCGCGGAATCAAAGGAGCCACCGGCACCCAAGCGTCATTCTTACAACTTTTCAACg GTGACTATGAAAAAGTCAGAGAATTGGATAACAGGGTAACAAAGCTTGCCGGATTCTCATCTTCATACTCTGTCACAGGTCAGACATATCCTCGAATTGTTGACGCAGAAATTGTTGCATCCTTAAGTATTCTTGGGGCTGCTGTTCAtaag atGTGTACAGACCTAAGACTATTGGCTGGCATGAATGAAATTGGAGAACTTTTTGAACCTACTCAAATAGGCTCAAGTGCAATGCCTTATAAACAAAATCCAAGGATAAGTGAAAGAGTTTGCTCTATTACTCGATATCTAATGAATCTGGTTAACAACCCTTTATCCACTGCCTCTGTACAATGGTTAGAACGAACATTGGATGATAGTGCAAATAG GCAATTGTGTTTATCAGAAGCGTTTTTGGCTGCAGACAGTGTATTATTGACAGTTCAGAATATCTTCGAAGGGTTATCTGTATTTCCTAAAGTTATATCAAGAAATATTGAGAAAGTTTTACCCTTTATGGCAAcagaaaatgtaattattgcaATGGTCAGAGCTGGAGGAGATAGACAA gaGTGTCATGAAAAAATAAGAGTTTTATCACTAGAAGCAGCCAGTACAGTTCGTCTTGAAGGTAAAGACAATGATCTTATGAATAGAATTATACAAGATCCATATTTTGAACCAATAATAAAGGAACTACcagatattttaaatcctCTTACTTTCATTGGATGTGCATTCAatcaa TGTACATAA
- the LOC126550734 gene encoding adenylosuccinate lyase-like isoform X1 → MANSVYDTYVSPLSTRYASTEMKYNFSDRKKFTTWRTLWTLLAQAEQELRLDITNKQLEELRNNIDNVDFAAAAEEEKLTRHEIMAHVHTYAACCPTAGPIIHLGATARDIGDNADLIVLRDAFDILLPKLAGCMKTLGEFADKHKKLATLGFTHFQPAQLTTVGKRACLWLQDLVLCEKNLSRVRTELKFRGIKGATGTQASFLQLFNGDYEKVRELDNRVTKLAGFSSSYSVTGQTYPRIVDAEIVASLSILGAAVHKMCTDLRLLAGMNEIGELFEPTQIGSSAMPYKQNPRISERVCSITRYLMNLVNNPLSTASVQWLERTLDDSANRQLCLSEAFLAADSVLLTVQNIFEGLSVFPKVISRNIEKVLPFMATENVIIAMVRAGGDRQECHEKIRVLSLEAASTVRLEGKDNDLMNRIIQDPYFEPIIKELPDILNPLTFIGCAFNQVTHFLKEEIQPVVNKYIFKIKTTATKLDI, encoded by the exons ATGGCTAACTCTGTATATGATACTTATGTATCTCCTCTTTCGACAAGATATGCGTCAACAgaaatgaaatacaattttagtgaCAGGAAAAAATTTACCACATGGAGAACTCTCTGGACTTTGCTAGCCCAAGCTGAACAG GAATTGAGACTGGACATTACGAACAAACAGTTGGAAGAGCTGCGTAACAACATTGACAATGTGGACTTTGCGGCGGCCGCCGAAGAAGAAAAACTCACCCGACACGAAATCATGGCACACGTGCATACGTATGCCGCGTGTTGTCCGACCGCCGGACCCATTATTCACTTGGGCGCTACTGCACGAGACATCGGAGACAACGCC gaTTTGATAGTTTTGAGAGACGCTTTCGACATACTGCTACCGAAACTGGCGGGTTGCATGAAAACGTTGGGCGAATTTGCAGATAAGCACAAGAAACTAGCCACATTGGGTTTCACACACTTtca ACCTGCTCAACTGACCACGGTTGGCAAACGCGCATGCCTCTGGCTACAGGATTTGGTTTTATGCGAAAAAAACTTAAGCCGTGTCCGTACTGAACTCAAATTTCGCGGAATCAAAGGAGCCACCGGCACCCAAGCGTCATTCTTACAACTTTTCAACg GTGACTATGAAAAAGTCAGAGAATTGGATAACAGGGTAACAAAGCTTGCCGGATTCTCATCTTCATACTCTGTCACAGGTCAGACATATCCTCGAATTGTTGACGCAGAAATTGTTGCATCCTTAAGTATTCTTGGGGCTGCTGTTCAtaag atGTGTACAGACCTAAGACTATTGGCTGGCATGAATGAAATTGGAGAACTTTTTGAACCTACTCAAATAGGCTCAAGTGCAATGCCTTATAAACAAAATCCAAGGATAAGTGAAAGAGTTTGCTCTATTACTCGATATCTAATGAATCTGGTTAACAACCCTTTATCCACTGCCTCTGTACAATGGTTAGAACGAACATTGGATGATAGTGCAAATAG GCAATTGTGTTTATCAGAAGCGTTTTTGGCTGCAGACAGTGTATTATTGACAGTTCAGAATATCTTCGAAGGGTTATCTGTATTTCCTAAAGTTATATCAAGAAATATTGAGAAAGTTTTACCCTTTATGGCAAcagaaaatgtaattattgcaATGGTCAGAGCTGGAGGAGATAGACAA gaGTGTCATGAAAAAATAAGAGTTTTATCACTAGAAGCAGCCAGTACAGTTCGTCTTGAAGGTAAAGACAATGATCTTATGAATAGAATTATACAAGATCCATATTTTGAACCAATAATAAAGGAACTACcagatattttaaatcctCTTACTTTCATTGGATGTGCATTCAatcaa gtaacacattttttaaaagaagaaaTACAGCCTGTAgtcaacaaatacattttcaaaatcaaaactacAGCAACAAAACtggatatttaa